The Malaclemys terrapin pileata isolate rMalTer1 chromosome 20, rMalTer1.hap1, whole genome shotgun sequence genome contains the following window.
GATGTTTGTGTGGTGTGTAGATCTGTGGGGGGTGTATATGGCTGTGTTGTGTAGATGTTTGTGTGGTGTGTAGATCTGTGGGGGGTGTATATGGCTGTGTTGTGTAGATGTTTGTGTGGTGTGTAGATCTGTGGGGGGTGTATATGGCTGTGTTGTGTAGATGTTTGTGTGGTGTGTAGATCTGTAGGGGGTGTATATGGCTGTGTTGTGTAGATGTTTGTGTGGTGTGTAGATCTGTGGGGGGTGTATATGGCTGTGTTGTGTAGATGTTTGTGTGGTGTGTAGATGTGTAGGGGAGGGTGTATATGGCTGTGTTGTGTAGATGTTTGTGTGGTGTGTAGATCTGTGGGGGGTGTATATGGCTGTGTTGTGTAGATGTTTGTGTGGTGTGTAGATCTGTGGGGGGTGTATATGGCTGTGTTGTGTAGATGTTTGTGTGGTGTGTAGATCTGTGGGGGGTGTATATGGCTGTGTTGTGTAGATGTTTGTGTGGTGTGTAGATCTGTAGGGGAGGGTGTATATGGCTGTGTTGTGTAGATGTTTGTGTGGTGTgtagatgtggggggagggtgtatATGGCTGTGTTGTGTAGATGTTTGTGTGGTGTGTAGATCTGTAGGGGAGGGTGTATATGGCTGTGTTGTGTAGATGTTTGTGTGGTGTGCGATTTGTAGATCTGGGGGGAGGGTCATATATGGCTGCAATGTGTGTTTGTGTAGATGTGTGTGTAGGTTTGGAGAGGGGGTtatggctggtgtgtgtgtgtgtgtgtgtgtgtgtttgtgcggtCATAGAGCCTGACACAGTCTCGGTGTGTGCACCTGGGAAGTGGATTGTGGAGATCCCTGTGCAGGCAGGTGTGGGTGTATTTAATGGGacctacacaaacacacacacacacacacacacgtccttGCCCGCATGCCCTGGGTGTGGGGCGGGGCTGCAGTTGGTGCACGGGACGAGGGGGTGCCCAGCGCAGGGAGGTTGCAGGGGGTgcccagtggggatggggggttgccggggggggcacacaggactggcgtgggggggggggctgcaggaattgcaagggggggggggtgacatcAGCCTGCGCAGAGCCAGCTACTCCTGTTCTCATTCTCATGCCAGGCCGTTGtggagcccagctgggagcacaATGGCCGGgaggggcccctcccccagccctgcagcgcacCCCCcctcagagaacccaggagtcctggctcccagcccccccttctcaAACCACTcggccccactcccttcccagagccagggagggaacccaggagtcctggctcccagcccccactgctctaaccctctgccccccaccccctgggttctgtgcctagcggggggcagggcgggggcctGGCTGTGCGTTGTGTCCACGCCGgaaactctggggctgcagccgAGCCCCGTTTACAGCACCGGGTGTAACTGGAGAACGGGACTGGCTCAGAATaacccggcccgcggccccgggCCCCAGGGACGCGCTGTCCTCACCGCGCCACACAGACCCGTCGCGCCCGCCGGTGCCAGCCTGCCCTACCTGTGGCCTCCTCACCcgactcccctccttccccaacttccccctccccctaaacctcccccactcacccctgagccccccaaaccttcccccaacatccccctccccctaaacctcccccactcacccctgagcccccaaacctTCCCCCAACGTCCCTCTccccctaaacctcccccactcacccctgacccccccaaaccttcccccaacttccccctccccctaaacctcccccactcacccctgagccccccaaaccttcccccaACTTCTCCCTCCCCAAAACCTTCACCATCTCACCCCTGAGCCTCCCAAACTCACCCCAACCCCTGAACCTTTCCGCTCCCCCCACCAAATTTTTCTCAGTTTCCTTTTCGTCAAACTTTCAGCTTCAGATTGAAACAATGTCCTGTCCagatgggagccagcgccccctagaggggaaaggccccgtgccccattcccccaaccccgagccagccagtccctgccctgcgcctctcccaccttcccttccccatGAACCCATCCTTTCACGACCACTTTCGCCCCAAGCGCCCTCAAGCGTCAGACACGCGACCACCCCCGTCGGCCGGCTGCAGCGAAACCACGACCCACCCAAATGCGGCTGGTTTGTGTCGCCTGCAGCGACGGGAACCAGCCCAGATCTAACgcccaggctggagccaaggGGCCCGACTGACGAGGGGCTGGGGAGATGGCGCCTGTCTTGGGCAGACTGAAAAATATCAACTGTTGCCGGTCGCCACTTTGGGGGCAGCACCAAAAATGCCCGCCCAGCGCGCTGTGGGGACATCGAGGGGGCCCCATGCAGAGCCCATGGGGCAGGGCACGCGGCCCAGTGGAGATCTGAAACAAAGGCCTCTTTGTCAATTTCAccgtcccccccacacactttctcACCTGGTGAAactggtctacgctgggggggagggagggatagatctaagatacgcaacttcagctacgagaatagcgtagctgaagccgacgtatcttagatcgacgtatcttagatcgaattaaaattacttattttGCATCCTTGCGGCGTTGGATTGATGGCCGCAGCTGccctgtcgactttgcttccgcctctcgccctggtgaagttcagcagtcgacgggagagcgatcagggaatttatcgcgtctacactacacacgataaatcgatccccgatagatcatgATTTTCAGTCCGGAAAACAAAGTCGATGGGTTTGGGGCAACATTCGCACCAAGAGCCGGTTCTTAATTCCTAACACGGCCTGAATTCTGAGCTCGGTTTACACAGGGTAAATCTGGACTCTGGATTGACATCCCAGGGAGCTAAAATCAGAatccggccctgcccccattgcagTCAGCGGTGACTCTGGATTGATGCCaggaactgagatcagaacccagccctgcccccattgcaATTGGGAGTGACTCCGGATTGACACCAGAAGCTGACTCCAGATTGATGCCaggagctgagatcagaacccggcactgcccccagtgcagtcagggggtgactctggattgacaccaggagctgagatcagaacccagccctgcccccagtgcagtcagggggtgactccggattgacGCCAGGAGCTGAGATCAGAAACCAGCCACACCCCCATTGTAATTGGGGGTGACTCCAGATTGACCCCAGGGGGCTGAGATCAGAACTCAGCCCCGCTCCCATTGCAattgggagtgactccagattgaccCCAGGGGGCTGAGATCAGAACTCAGCCCCGCTCCCATTGCAATTGGGAGTGACTCCGGATTGACCCCGGGGGAGGGAGGACTGAGATCAGAAAGACACCCCCTCCAGCTAAAAATAGCCATTTATAAAACCCAGGATTAAATACAGACCTGCTGAGGTTATTAATTTGATCCCtctacctccccccacccacctcgTTATCATGCCACCCTCTTTCTTAATACCCCGCGTTCCGGCCCCTTCCCATGCAACAGTAAAATCCCCACAGGTTCATtggtaggtgggggggggggctgatctgAGGCAGGGCGCCCCCCCAGGTGGGCCGTAAAGAAATAGTTTGTCTGTGACCCCTTCGCCCCCCAGACTCCGGCCCACGTCCCCCCGGATGGTGTCCGTCAGGCACTGCTGGTGGCGGTGCTCCGGGCACAGCATTGCCAGGCTTCTTGGGCAGGgccgggagggagaggaggaggaagcagccacCGCCGAAGATCAGCACGGCGCCGGCGGCCACGGCGCAGGCCACGGACCACGAGTACTCGTACTCCAGCGGGCACGCTCTGGTCGCTCTCGATAAGCCGCCTCACCGAGCGGCGGGAAAACCTCCAGGCTGATCAGCACCATGATCCCTGCCgggagagagggagagtgggAGCAGCGCTAGGAGGCGCTGGGCTGcgaggagcggggtggggggctcggcagggggtgctgggctgcagggagtggggtggggggctcggcagggggtgctggactgaggggagcagggtggggagctcggcagggggcgctgggctgcagggagcggggtggagagctcagtagggggcgctgggctgtggggagctgggtgggggctcagcagggggttctgggctgtagAAAGCTGAgtgggggggctcggcagggggcactgggctgtagggagcgggtggggggctcggcagggggcactgggctgtagggagcgggtggggggctcggcagggggcgctgggctgtagggagcgggtggggggctcggcaggggcgctgggctgtagggagcgggtggggggctcggcagggggcactgggctgcagggagctgggtgtggggcttggcagggggcgctgggctgtagggagctgagtggggggcttggcagggggcgctgggctgtagggagctgggtgggggctcggcagggggcactgggctgcagggagctgggtggggggcttggcagggggcgctgggctgtagggagctgggtggggggcttggcagggggcgctgggctgtagggagtggggtgggggctcagtagggggctctgtgttgcagggagcagggcgggaggCTCCCCAggaggcgctgggctgcaggggcagagggctcggcagggggcggggaaggtggtACCTACCGAGATCATGAAGAAGCAGGAGGCGGGTTTGAGCAGGAACTCCACCCCTTTGCTCAGCGCCATGGTGATGCACAGGGAGCCCATCACCATCAGGGTGATGCTCAGAAGAGAGATCACAGCCGCCGTGATGTTCAGCTCTGCAAGGGGGAAGGCGGGGAAGACAGAGAGTTACCCCAGTCTGGGAGGAAAAACCCCCACTGCCAGCCTCCAGTACAGCCCAAGAGACCTTGGCTACATGGGCCCATGGGTGTGATCGGGGGAAGAGAGTAGGCAGGATAcaggggtagatgggcccatcaGTGCAATCCAGGGACATTCTAacctttttttgttgttctctggaaAATGCGGGCGTTCTCCCCCGTGCTGAAGAATTTGAAGTAGGAGCAGTTGGCTTctgggaagggagaaaggaaggtggagaaattggagacaTATAAACAGGCGCAGGGGGACAGAGAAGGGGATGTGGAATCAGGAAGTGTGAACACTCCGGGCGGTCGGGGTgagtttggggagaaggggtcAGGTGGGGTGAGTTAGaaaccccctgctatcccagccctgggctccctggaCCCCCAGATCTCCAGTGCCTCTCAATCctgaccctcagccccctgctatcctagTCCTGAGCTCCCCCTACACGCACCCAATTCCCCCAAACCTTCCTGCTTGAACCTTCCATCCCAAACTCACCAGCCCCGCCAAACCTGCCCCTCAcactcaccccagcccctgaGTCTTCCTCCCCCCTCAACTCACCCCCACTAGAAATGTAACAGGAATTTCACCCTTGCAGAGTGTACCGATGCATTCCCCAAAGGGCTGGgaaattgggggaagggggtagatTTATTAACACTCCCCATGTTTTGTCACAGATGGGAATTAGcttgagatagatagatagatagatagatagatagatagatagatagatagatagatagatagatagatagatgcaagGGGGTGGATGGAGGCATGGAAGGGTACGGCTAAGAGACACGGGTGTTACCTCCCAGTTCGGGTGGAATGAAGATTCACCAAGGAACTCGCTGAAACCAACCCAGGACACCAACGGGGCCAGCGAGACCACGCCGGCTCCCAGGGTGCATGGATTTCTCTGCTCTCCACAGGGGAGCAAAGACCCCAGCTGGAGGAGCAAAGCCGGGGAGGTGTGAGCCGAGGTCTCTGGCACCTGGGAACTGACTGAAGGAGAGCTGAAGGCCGGTACAACCCACTGTGCCATGGGCTTGGCCTGGCTGGACAATGGCTTCAATTCTGGCTCTTTGTGATCCCCCCCATCCCGGGTGTCCAACGCTGTGCTCCAACTGGGAAACACTCCGGCGACTCTGAAAATGCTGCCTGGGCCTCACTGGACATGCTAGGAGAGGTTCCCAGGACCCTCAGGAGTGGACAGGTCCCTGCCACGAGCCTGTCTCGGTTGGACACGCTGAGCCAAGCTCTTGGAGGGAagctggagggtgtgtggggatggatggatgtgtatgggatggaggggtgtggatgggatggagggatggatggatgggtgtgtatgggatggagggatggatggatggatggatggaaggtgtgtatggaatggatggatggatggatggatggatggatggatggaaggtgtgtatgggatggatggatggatggatggatggatgtgtatgggatggatgggtgtgtatgggatggagggatggatgggtgtatatgggatggagggatggagggatggaggggtgtgtatgggatggagggatggattggtgtgtatgggatggagggatggatggatggatgatggatggatggatggtggggtgtggatggggtggagggatggatggagggagggagggaggaagggagggtgtgtatgggatgaatgggtgtgtatgggatggatggatggatggatggatgggtgtgtatgggatggatggatggatggagggtgtgtatgggatggatggaaggatggatggatgggtgtgtatgggatggagggatggatgggtgtgtatgtgatggagggatggatggatggatggatgtgtatgggatggatggatggatggatggatggatggatgtgtctgggatggatggatggaggggtgtgtctgggatggatggatggaggggtatgtatgggatggatggatatgTATGAGATGaatggaaggatggatggagggatggatgggtgtgtatgggatggatggatgaatggatggaggggtgtgtctgggatggatggatagatggagggagggagggtgtgtatgggatggatggatggatggatggatggatggagggtgtgtatgggatgaatgggtgtgtatgggatggaaggatggatggagggatggagaggtgtgtatgggatggatggatggatggatggatggatggatggatggatggatggatggatggatggagaggtgtgtatgggatggatggatggatggatggatggatggatggatggatggagggtgtgtatgggatgaatgggtgtgtatgggatggatggagggatggatgggtgtgtatgagatggatggatggatggagggagggagggagggagggatggatgggtgtgtatgagatggatggatgggtgtgtatgggatgaatgggtgtgtatgggatggatggaaggatggatggatgggtgtgtatgggatgaatgggtgtgtatgggatggatggatggatgggtgtgtatgggatggagggagggaggggaggggttggtgtatgagatggatggatggatggatggatggatgggtgtgtatgggatggatggatggatggagggatggatggatggagaggatgtgtatgggatggatggatggatggatgtgtatgagatggatggatggagggatggatgggtgtgtatgggatggaaggatggatggagaggtgtgtatgggatggagggaggggagggagtgaggagttgtatggggatggaggatggatggaaggatggatggatgggtgtgtatgggatggatggatggatggatgaatggatggatggggtgtgtaTGAGATGGatgatggatggagggatggatgggtgtgtatgggatggaaggacggatggatggagaggtgtgtatgggatggagggagggagggagggagggagaattgTGTGGGGATGGAGGATGTGTGGGGTTGTAGGAGCAGATTTTTGATAGCCCAGTAACATGTTTAaaccactgccagcagctggaATTCCAGTTGTTATGCTTATTACTGAAAGCCTCTAAAAAAAGGCGTTTTTGAACCCTTAGCACAGCTAACAGACCCAAAGGGGAGGGTGAAGTGAATGACCTCAAGGACTAAACGTGACCCTCTGCCCTCCTGGCTTGAGTTGTTTTTCCGAAGCACGTGGTTTTGCAAGACGGAAGTCTGGCAATAGTTAACTATTGCTATACAGCTGTTAACTGATGGGAAATTGCCCACTAGACAGGCTGGAAATCTCCACCCTTAACACAGCGTCTGCTCAGCAGTTTTGTTAGTGAGCAAGCTATGCAATACTAACAAGATGGatataaaaaggggaagaaatctGAGCTCTATGGACACTTGAATGCCTGGACACCTCTCAAGTTCCCCTGGAGACCGCCAGCTGGCCACTGGACGCCTACAGTTATCCACTCGAGACCGTCTCAAGTCCCTGGGTCAATATGAATCTGGGATTTtggggggtgttttactaacctgttgtggaAGAGCTTAAGACTAAGTAATATATAGCTTTAAGTGAGAGCACTCTTGTGTtgccctgtttgtgccagccatctataggtcagacggccgtgtctcccctgatttatttcctgacaccacctcgcacaggGTAAAGTTACCaggagctttgggttgaaagaaccccaggtaacagggtggctggctggctggatggGTGGTTGTGGGGAGGatagatggagggatggatggatggaggggtttgatgggtgggtgggggtggatggatggacagacgggTGTGCATGGGGCTAGATGGAGTCTGTATGGGATGAATGGATGTACagggatagatggaggggtgtgtggggatggatggagggagggagggatggggtggatggatgggatggggtggggtggatggagggagggagggaaagggggtcgatggatgggaggggtggggtggatggatggagggagggagggaagggggtgtcgATGGATGGGAGGcgtgggatggagggagggaaggagggagggaggaatgggagtggatggatgggagggggtggggtggatggagggagggagggagggagggaaggggggatcgatggatgggaggggtggggtggagggagggaggaatggggggtggatggagggagggatgtgggggtggatggatgggagggacgtggggggagggaggaatgggggtgtggatggagggagggatgtgggggtggatggatgggaggggtgtggggggagggaggaatgggggtgtggatggagggagggatgtgggggggtggaggtATAAGATTTTCAGAACACAGTCCCCGCCCAGTGgcagctctgccccacccacacacccccacctTTGTCCCCTGCCGGCACCCGGCGCCATAACTGCTTTGTGCTCCtggccccatggccctgcccctctctccacCCCACATCCTGCTGCTGGAGGGCTGAAGGAAATGGACCAGAGCAGCTATCGCACTTTAAACACGCACCCTACCTGATCCCAGACACATTCACATGGAGACAACCCCCGGGACACCTCCAGGGGTTGTGAAATGGGGCCccaggcctttcccctctaggggcgccagctcccatcctgccccagggcagggactggctggctcaggggggcaagGAATGGGGCCCGGGGCAATTGGCCATCATTTCACTGGATTCAATGAGCCCAGATGCCCAGGTGGGTGAATGTTTCCTGGTTGGGATGGTAACAGACCACAGCGCAGAACAGCTCCCCAGTGCTCTTGATCTCCAGTTTCACTCTTTCCAGCCAAGAGGCGCTTTAACTGGCCCCAGTCCCTTCTCCGGACCGcgctccagccctgccctccccccagactGGAATTCAGCTGATGCCATCGGTCGCTGCTGCAGCATCAGAAAGAAGCGCAGAGACAGAACCCAAAACACTCCTGGAGACGCCCGAATACGTTCAACCgaaagccagggacagaacccaggagtcctggctcccagccctgctgctctaaccactaggccccactcccctcccagagccagggacagaacccaggagtcctggctcccagaccccctgcgCAGATCCAAGTGGGATCAGAACCCGGGTGAGAAGCATGAGAGGGTGAGGGCATCTGGTTATTTATGAAACTCCAGCTGTGAAAAATTATCAGAGTCAaggggaggtggatggaggtgAAGGCTGAAAAGGGAGTGAGTGGTGGTGGGAGgaagaagatagatagatagatagatagatagatagatagatagatagatagatagatagatagatgttatttggggtggatggggataggtaGATGGGTGtttatgggggtgggtgggtggggtggatggggataggtaGGTGTTTATTGGGGTGGGTGGAGAGAGGCAGTGAATGGGGGatggaaaggaaggaagggagggggagggaaggaagaagggaggaaggggggaaggaagggagggaggtgggagggaaagaaggaaggagggaaggaaggaaggtaaggaggagggaaagaaggaaggaaggagggagggagggaaggaagggaagagggagggaaggaaggaggagggagggaaggagggaaggaagggaggagggagggaaggaagggaaggaagaagggaggggggagggaaggaaggaaggaagggaagaggggggaaggaagggagggggaggggagggaggagagagggaaggaagggaggggggagggaaagaaggaaggagggaaggaagggagagaggagggagggaagggaggagggagggaaagaaggaaggagggagggaaggtaagggggaaggaaggagggaaggaagggaaaagggagggaaggaagggagggaggggggaggaagaaaggagggggagggaaggaagggagagaagaagggaggggggagggaaagaaggaaggaaggaaggagggagggagggaaggtaagggggaaggaaggagggaaggaaggggggagggagggaaggaagggagaaaggagggggagggaaggaaggaaggaaagtgcAAAGGAAGAAGAGGGGGGACAGGCCAGGCTCTCCTCACCTCCGGGCAGCTCGGCCGGGCCGCAGGTCGCCCTCTCCACCTCCATGTCCTCCACCCAGAGCTTCTTGTAGCAGAACTTCCAGAGGCCGTAGTGGGCGGCCTCGCACATGGCGCTGTGGTTCTGCTTGTAGGTGTTGAGCTCCACCCAGAACTCGGTGCCCACGGCCAGCACGGTCAGCGTCACCCCCACAATGGCCACAAAGAAGGCCAGCTTGATCTTGCCCTCCTGGGCGTCGCTGAGGGCCGGGCGCCGCTTGCCGCCCACCCGGCCCCGCAAGCTACCCATGCGCTGCTCCTCCTGCTGGAGGAAAAAATTGGGCCACATCATCTTTCCTGGGTTTTACCCCTCTGATAACCCTAACCgtaacccctacccctaaccctgcCCGGCCTTCCCCTCTGCTCGGTTCCCCAGCCGCCTCGCGCGGACGCTCTGCGCCTCCAACCCACAGGCTATTTAGGTCGGACGCCTGCTGCCGAGCTGACCCCCCGGCTGACTGAGCAAGAGGCCGCCCGGTAGCTCACACCCGCGGCCCCGGTTGTAAATACGCCCCGCACCTGTTAGGAGCCATCACCCGTCTCCAGGGCGATAGAAGCTATTTTTAAGGCCTTGGGTGCGTGTGTTTTAAAGCGGCACACGCAGCGCTGGGAGCTGCCCACGggcccgcccacccacagccagccctccagccccatgccccacagagcccctgggagctccccccacagccagccctcctgccccctgccccacagagcccctgagagctccccccacagccagccctcctgccccacagagccccctgggagctcccccacagccagccctcctgcctcctgccccacagagcccctgagagctcccctcacagccagtcctcctgccacctgccccacagagccccctgagagctccccccacagccagccctcctgccacctgccccacagagcccctgagagctcccctcacagccagccctcctgccccctgccccacagagcctccTGAGAGATCCCCTCacagccagccctcctgccccctgccccacagagccccctgggagctccccccacagccagccctcctgccccctgccccacagagccccctgggagctccccccacagccagccctcctgctccctgccccacagagcccctgagagctcccttccacagccagCAACTCATCCcatcccccacagcgccccctgagagctcccctcacagccagccctcctgccccctgccccacagagccccctgagagctccccccacagccagccctcctgccccctgccccacagagccccctgagagctccccccacagccagccctcctgccccctgccccacagagtcccctgagagctccccccacagccagcccccctgccccctgccccacagagcccctgAGAGCTTCCCCCAtagccagccctcctgccccctaccccacagagccccctgggagctcccctccacagccagccctcctgccccacagagccacCTGAGAGCTCTCCTTCACAGCCAGCACCTCATCCCatcccccacagagccccctgggagctcccccacagtcagccctcctgccccctgccccacagagcccctgagagctcccctcacagccagccctcctgccccctgccccacagagccccctgagagctccccccacagccagccctcctgccccctatcccacagagccccctgggagctccccccacagccagccctcctgccccacagagccccctgggAGCTCCCCTCCACagccaaccctcctgccccctgccccacagagccacCTGAGAGCTCTCCTTCACAGCCAGCACCTCATCCCATCCCCCATAGAGCCCCtgagagctccccccacagccagccctcctgccccctaccccacagagccccctgggagctcccccacagccagccctcctgccccacagagcccctgAGAGCTCTCCTCCACAACCAGCACCTCATCCcatcccccacagcgccccctgagagctcccctcacagccagccctcctgccccctgccccacagagccccctgagagcccccccccacagccagccctcctgccccacagagcccctgAGAGCTCTCCTCCACAGCCAGCACCTCATCCcatcccccacagcgccccctgagagctcccctcacagccagccctcctgccccctgccccacagagcctcctggaagctccccccacagccagtcctcctgccccctgccccacagagcccctgagagctcccctcacagccagccctcctgccccctgacccacAGAACCCCTGAGAGCTCCCCTCCACAGCCAGCACCTCATCC
Protein-coding sequences here:
- the CACNG6 gene encoding LOW QUALITY PROTEIN: voltage-dependent calcium channel gamma-6 subunit (The sequence of the model RefSeq protein was modified relative to this genomic sequence to represent the inferred CDS: inserted 1 base in 1 codon; deleted 2 bases in 2 codons) produces the protein MMWPNFFLQQEEQRMGSLRGRVGGKRRPALSDAQEGKIKLAFFVAIVGVTLTVLAVGTEFWVELNTYKQNHSAMCEAAHYGLWKFCYKKLWVEDMEVERATCGPAELPGEANCSYFKFFSTGENARIFQRTTKKELNITAAVISLLSITLMVMGSLCITMALSKGVEFLLKPASCFFMISVGIMVLISLEVFRRSVRRLIESDQSVPLEYEYSWSVACAVAAGAVLIFGGGCFLLLSLPALPKKXWQCCARSTATSSA